Part of the Gammaproteobacteria bacterium genome, CCGCTGCGGCTCGCGCCGGTGCGCGTGGACCCGAACCGCATCATCCGCACCACCGTGGGCCTCCGCCCCCATCGCCCGGCGGGCTTCCTGCTGCGCGCCGAGCGGCTGNNNNNNNNNNCGAGACCACCGTGATCCACAACTACGGGCACGGCGGGGCGGGGATGTCGCTCTCGTGGGGCACGGGCGCCATGGCCGCGGAGATGGCTCTGGAGGACGACAGCCGCCGCGCTGCGGTCATCGGTTGCGGGGCCGCGGGGCTCACCGCCGCACGTCAGCTGCAGCGGCGCGGGTTCGACGTGACCATCTACACGGTGGACGTGCCCCCCAACACCACCTCGAACATGTCGCTCGCGGGGTTCACCCCCACCTCGGGCCTCGT contains:
- a CDS encoding D-amino-acid oxidase, with product MMDRRTLLKIGGLGLLGSGLGACGVRSTPMGRPPLRLAPVRVDPNRIIRTTVGLRPHRPAGFLLRAERL